One Clostridium estertheticum DNA segment encodes these proteins:
- a CDS encoding cell division protein FtsL → MIVEKNKFGMDGNTVLAPENGIQKRKYEELEKSRQQTNQSKKLKDIKKKKNALTNIFLVFIIGVVIIARYCMIYNYQDTTSKAKAQIDVLSKENDAYKVQLLKFRNISYIEKTATEKLHMVKPRISDVQYCNLSKNNLGTTENSKIKVSNEIVNKIKNFIF, encoded by the coding sequence GTGATAGTAGAAAAAAACAAGTTTGGAATGGATGGGAATACAGTACTCGCACCAGAAAATGGAATCCAAAAACGAAAATATGAAGAGCTAGAAAAATCACGACAACAGACAAACCAAAGTAAAAAACTAAAGGATATAAAAAAGAAAAAAAATGCTCTAACAAATATCTTTCTAGTTTTTATTATAGGAGTTGTTATTATTGCTAGATATTGTATGATTTATAATTATCAAGATACAACATCTAAAGCTAAAGCTCAAATAGACGTATTAAGTAAAGAAAATGACGCGTACAAAGTCCAACTACTTAAGTTTAGAAATATAAGTTACATTGAGAAAACTGCTACTGAGAAACTTCACATGGTTAAACCCAGGATTAGCGATGTACAATATTGTAATTTGAGCAAAAACAATTTAGGAACAACTGAAAATTCAAAAATAAAAGTAAGTAATGAAATAGTAAATAAAATTAAAAATTTTATCTTTTAA
- a CDS encoding stage V sporulation protein D, with product MARGEYRDKVLVKRRMLGVFFILFLLFFLLVSRLSYVMIVKGKDYKEMAILQWTSDVRIAPQRGRILDRNEKELAISANVFRVDLDLNSLRDTTSKNKLTMAGIAPDLAKILGMESKNVLSILTQTNAKGKPIGAAILKRRIDKDIADKIVDYAKSNKLRGIVITGDTKRYYPNNNFLANVIGHTNSDGNGLTGVELYYDKYLSGVPGINLSETDRKSEALPYKISDYTKPINGKDVVLTIDEMIQYFCEKAATQAMIDNKAAAVTIIAMNPKNGEILGMANKPGYNPNDPWDLTKSFDENQKAWRNRAVSDTFEPGSIFKVVTATAAMEEKLVTDSDRFVCNGSTVVAGKTIKCWKTTGHGAQSFVDILKNSCNVGFMELGRRLGPEKLNKYIYLFGLGKKTGIDLNGEASGIIRPTKSMTTLDVATTSFGQSNTLSCVQYLTAFNAIANGGKLITPHVMKEIINYDDLNNKKVLQSYSNFNERRIIDESVTKQLRADLEQVIESGGGKKAYIAGYHIAGKTGTAQKISSTGPGYAPQKYVSSFAGMAPANDPQITLLINIDEPNPSNYYGGQIATVVAKQVFNDIFNYLSLKSDASSEEIGKSLLRDIIVPEVRGLKRAEAQKILKDNNLKLKLTTGGEVITDMTPKPGYTVKEGTEIILHTDTKVEYSNSVIVPNVKGNSPEKASEMLNSLGLKVQFIGNGIVSEQSVEGTEVKKGTTITLHLDIMAD from the coding sequence TTGGCAAGAGGAGAGTATAGGGACAAGGTATTAGTTAAACGACGAATGTTGGGTGTCTTTTTCATACTTTTTCTTTTGTTTTTTCTATTAGTTAGTAGGTTAAGCTACGTAATGATAGTTAAAGGAAAGGATTATAAAGAAATGGCAATTCTACAATGGACAAGTGACGTTCGGATTGCACCACAACGAGGACGGATTTTAGACAGAAATGAAAAGGAATTAGCTATAAGTGCAAATGTTTTTAGAGTAGACTTAGATCTTAATTCATTAAGAGATACTACAAGCAAAAACAAATTAACTATGGCGGGTATTGCACCTGACCTTGCTAAAATACTTGGAATGGAATCTAAGAATGTTTTATCTATTTTGACTCAGACTAATGCAAAGGGAAAACCTATTGGAGCAGCCATTTTGAAGAGAAGGATAGATAAGGATATAGCCGATAAAATTGTTGATTATGCTAAAAGTAATAAGCTCCGGGGAATTGTAATTACTGGAGATACAAAAAGATATTATCCTAATAATAATTTCTTAGCAAATGTTATAGGACATACTAATTCTGATGGTAATGGATTAACAGGCGTTGAACTATATTACGATAAATATCTATCTGGGGTACCTGGAATAAACCTTTCTGAAACTGATAGAAAAAGTGAAGCTTTGCCTTATAAAATATCAGATTATACAAAACCAATAAATGGTAAAGATGTAGTACTTACTATTGATGAGATGATTCAATATTTTTGTGAAAAAGCGGCTACTCAGGCCATGATTGATAATAAAGCAGCAGCAGTTACCATAATTGCAATGAATCCTAAAAATGGAGAAATTTTGGGGATGGCTAATAAACCAGGCTATAATCCAAATGATCCCTGGGATCTTACTAAAAGTTTTGACGAAAACCAAAAGGCTTGGAGAAACAGAGCAGTAAGTGATACATTTGAGCCAGGGTCTATTTTTAAAGTAGTTACTGCAACAGCTGCCATGGAAGAGAAACTAGTTACAGACAGTGATAGATTTGTCTGTAATGGTAGCACTGTAGTTGCAGGTAAAACAATAAAGTGTTGGAAAACAACGGGACATGGAGCTCAAAGCTTTGTGGATATTTTAAAAAACTCATGTAATGTTGGATTTATGGAACTGGGTCGAAGACTAGGTCCTGAAAAACTAAATAAGTATATTTACTTGTTTGGACTTGGAAAAAAAACTGGTATTGATTTAAATGGAGAAGCTTCAGGAATAATCAGACCAACTAAAAGTATGACTACTCTTGACGTAGCAACAACATCTTTTGGTCAAAGTAATACACTATCTTGTGTGCAGTATTTAACAGCATTTAATGCTATTGCAAATGGAGGGAAACTTATAACACCTCATGTTATGAAAGAGATAATAAATTATGATGATTTAAACAATAAAAAGGTTCTTCAATCATATTCCAATTTTAATGAAAGAAGAATAATAGATGAGTCAGTGACAAAGCAACTTAGAGCTGACCTAGAACAGGTTATAGAAAGTGGTGGAGGTAAGAAGGCATATATTGCAGGATATCATATTGCTGGAAAAACGGGAACTGCTCAAAAGATTAGTAGCACTGGGCCTGGTTATGCACCACAAAAATATGTTTCGTCATTTGCAGGAATGGCACCTGCAAATGATCCACAAATAACCTTACTAATTAATATTGATGAACCAAATCCATCTAATTATTATGGTGGACAAATTGCAACAGTGGTGGCAAAACAAGTTTTTAATGATATATTTAATTACTTATCATTAAAATCTGATGCTTCTAGTGAGGAAATTGGCAAAAGTTTACTTAGGGATATTATCGTGCCTGAGGTAAGAGGCCTTAAAAGAGCAGAGGCTCAAAAAATATTAAAAGATAATAACTTAAAGTTGAAATTAACAACTGGCGGAGAAGTTATTACTGATATGACTCCTAAACCTGGATATACAGTTAAAGAAGGAACTGAAATTATTTTACACACTGATACAAAAGTAGAGTATAGTAATTCAGTGATAGTTCCAAATGTTAAAGGAAATAGCCCGGAAAAAGCTAGTGAAATGTTAAATAGTCTTGGTCTAAAAGTTCAATTTATTGGTAATGGAATAGTCTCAGAACAAAGTGTAGAAGGCACAGAAGTAAAAAAAGGAACTACTATTACATTACATTTAGATATAATGGCTGACTAG